The following coding sequences lie in one Rutidosis leptorrhynchoides isolate AG116_Rl617_1_P2 chromosome 6, CSIRO_AGI_Rlap_v1, whole genome shotgun sequence genomic window:
- the LOC139853418 gene encoding kirola-like, with product MALSGKLIGYVEVSKAGNVFHDLFRHKPHEIAAIAPEKIHDCELHEGERGDVGSVITWHYTHEGKKKFSKQIIEAVNEENHTIVLKAIGGELVDELYKTFKATLHVEQKGEKQVATWTFEFERPDTSVPYPTSLMDYVCDLIKDVDAHGKH from the exons ATGGCTCTATCGGGAAAGCTAATTGGTTATGTAGAGGTCAGTAAGGCAGGGAATGTTTTTCATGATTTGTTTAGGCACAAACCCCATGAAATTGCGGCGATAGCGCCTGAAAAGATTCACGATTGTGAGTTGCATGAGGGCGAAAGGGGAGACGTTGGATCTGTCATTACTTGGCATTACACTCATG AGGGAAAGAAGAAGTTTTCGAAACAGATAATCGAAGCAGTGAATGAAGAAAACCATACTATTGTTTTGAAGGCAATCGGAGGAGAGCTTGTAGACGAGCTATACAAGACGTTCAAGGCCACATTGCATGTTGAACAAAAGGGGGAAAAACAAGTGGCTACATGGACTTTTGAGTTTGAGAGGCCAGACACAAGTGTACCGTATCCAACTTCTTTGATGGACTATGTTTGCGATCTTATCAAAGATGTGGATGCTCATGGCAAACACTAA